A stretch of Pseudomonas taetrolens DNA encodes these proteins:
- a CDS encoding type VI secretion system Vgr family protein → MPTVSQASRFSLVVNACPHALHVLAFSGDEALSTLFSFDVEVVCERPDLDLEALLHTSAFLAFDNLGHGIHGQIYRIAQSSPGTRLSHYQLTLVPQLAYLQHRTNQRIFQNLSVQHIIETILEEHGILGTVYGFTLQSAYKPREYCVQYGESDLHFIQRLCFEEGIDYYFKHSSDGHYLQFADGQAAFSQAEGVTPFVQGNGMVAGQAAVHSFELQLQTRTNSIARRDYDFRKASRTLQAVSRTDLKPPALEHYIYPGRFTENEDGVRLSQIALEQHQSDCRQASGSSDQPSLSCGHFLTLGEHPYSAWNAPWLLTRIHHEGKQPQALQEQAASLFIEHALAFSQGYRNQFFAIPETVPYRSPRVFAKPQIHGSQTARVTGPAGQEVHSDQFGRVKVRFHWDRSGIDDDTSSCWLRVASSWAGDNYGALTIPRIGMEVLVSYLEGDIDQPVISGCLVSSITPSPLKLPVEKNQSVFRSRSTPGGSGYNELRIEDRKGQELIYLHAQRDLQQHVKNDSRLQIDGEQHATISGDSVLVLDAQEQHTVNGDRKVQLNASDYLEVASSTHTRVGQVLAIDAGQQVHFKAGATMVVDGGPLMTLMAGGQHLLLTPAGVYSSTPILPGGVAVPGVPAEPGVPGQLEGMTSVALTDQMHAFERSACEVEPVCLVCEQLKEVQP, encoded by the coding sequence ATGCCTACGGTTTCCCAAGCGAGTCGCTTCAGCCTGGTCGTCAACGCCTGTCCCCACGCGCTTCATGTCTTGGCATTCAGCGGCGATGAAGCACTGAGCACGCTGTTTTCCTTCGATGTTGAAGTAGTCTGCGAACGCCCGGACCTGGACCTTGAAGCGCTGCTGCACACTTCGGCCTTTCTGGCGTTCGACAACCTCGGCCATGGTATCCACGGGCAGATTTACCGCATCGCTCAAAGCAGCCCCGGTACGCGCTTGAGTCACTATCAGCTGACGCTGGTGCCACAGTTGGCCTATCTGCAACACCGCACCAATCAGCGCATTTTCCAGAACCTGAGCGTGCAGCACATCATCGAGACGATCCTAGAAGAGCACGGCATTCTCGGCACGGTCTACGGCTTTACCCTGCAATCGGCCTACAAGCCGCGGGAATACTGCGTGCAGTACGGCGAGTCGGATCTGCACTTTATTCAACGGCTGTGTTTTGAGGAGGGCATTGATTACTACTTCAAGCATTCGTCTGATGGCCATTATTTGCAGTTCGCCGATGGCCAGGCTGCGTTCAGCCAGGCAGAGGGCGTAACGCCCTTCGTGCAAGGTAACGGGATGGTGGCCGGACAGGCAGCCGTCCACAGCTTCGAGCTGCAGTTGCAAACCCGGACCAACAGCATTGCGCGCCGCGATTACGACTTCAGAAAAGCCAGCCGCACATTGCAGGCCGTGAGCCGCACCGATCTCAAGCCGCCTGCCCTTGAGCATTACATTTACCCCGGGCGCTTTACCGAGAACGAGGACGGCGTGCGCCTAAGCCAGATAGCCCTGGAACAGCACCAGAGCGACTGTCGTCAGGCCAGCGGCAGCAGCGATCAACCGAGCTTGAGCTGCGGCCATTTCTTGACCCTCGGCGAGCACCCGTACAGCGCCTGGAATGCACCATGGTTGCTGACTCGCATCCACCACGAAGGCAAGCAGCCGCAGGCGCTGCAAGAGCAGGCAGCCAGCCTGTTTATCGAGCATGCGCTGGCGTTCAGCCAAGGCTATCGCAATCAGTTTTTCGCCATCCCCGAAACCGTGCCCTACCGCTCGCCCAGGGTGTTCGCCAAGCCGCAGATTCATGGCAGCCAAACCGCTCGCGTCACCGGCCCGGCGGGCCAGGAAGTCCACAGCGATCAATTCGGCAGGGTCAAAGTCCGTTTTCACTGGGACCGCAGCGGGATTGATGATGACACGAGCAGTTGCTGGTTACGTGTCGCCTCAAGTTGGGCGGGTGACAACTATGGGGCGCTGACCATTCCCCGGATCGGGATGGAAGTGCTGGTCAGCTACCTGGAGGGTGATATTGATCAGCCAGTGATATCCGGCTGCCTGGTGTCGAGCATCACCCCGTCGCCGCTCAAACTGCCGGTCGAAAAAAACCAAAGCGTATTCCGTAGCCGCAGCACCCCGGGGGGCAGCGGCTACAACGAACTGCGCATCGAAGACCGCAAGGGACAGGAACTGATCTACCTCCACGCCCAGCGCGACCTGCAGCAACACGTCAAAAACGATAGTCGACTGCAAATCGATGGCGAGCAGCACGCGACCATCAGCGGTGACAGCGTGCTGGTGCTCGACGCGCAAGAACAACACACCGTCAACGGAGATCGCAAGGTGCAACTCAATGCCAGCGACTACCTGGAAGTCGCGAGCAGCACCCACACCCGGGTCGGGCAAGTACTGGCCATCGACGCCGGGCAACAGGTGCACTTCAAAGCCGGCGCCACGATGGTGGTTGATGGCGGACCGTTGATGACACTGATGGCTGGCGGACAGCACCTGCTGCTGACCCCGGCAGGGGTCTACAGCAGCACGCCGATTCTGCCGGGCGGGGTTGCAGTCCCGGGGGTGCCCGCCGAGCCCGGAGTGCCGGGGCAACTGGAAGGGATGACGTCCGTTGCGCTGACTGACCAGATGCACGCATTCGAGCGCTCAGCCTGCGAGGTAGAACCGGTGTGCCTGGTTTGCGAACAACTGAAGGAGGTTCAGCCATGA
- a CDS encoding DUF4123 domain-containing protein, protein MTRAYLLLDSHQIPNLYPRLYELAQLTTPHSLYLTTRYAELAHRGPVLAAVEPNSALARVFVEQWQEKAGIWLESDVDEATLVAHLRSLVHVALGSDVTAFFRFYDPRITRLWLADLPAGERDRLMGPVRLIRLPNDDGSTWLLRQENPDQPFNRYGHAPWLSLSPERLEHLCQGKRTQFAQRLIAHCQRYFPASLQGLAPAAREQWAQGCQHNAARQGYSAEDEVMSWVGLYACLGETFPDAPSHDVFRQLLAERDASPQQRLDNVLDELIRQLIIGEVAA, encoded by the coding sequence ATGACTCGCGCCTACCTGCTGCTCGACAGCCATCAGATCCCGAATCTGTATCCGCGTTTGTATGAATTGGCGCAACTCACCACGCCTCATTCGTTGTATTTGACCACCCGCTACGCCGAGCTGGCGCACCGTGGCCCGGTGCTGGCGGCCGTAGAACCCAACAGTGCGCTGGCCAGGGTCTTTGTTGAGCAATGGCAGGAAAAGGCGGGCATCTGGCTGGAGTCCGATGTTGATGAAGCCACCCTGGTCGCGCATTTGCGCAGCCTTGTCCATGTGGCGCTTGGCAGCGATGTGACGGCTTTCTTTCGATTCTACGATCCGCGAATTACCCGCTTGTGGTTAGCCGATTTGCCCGCTGGCGAGCGTGATCGGCTCATGGGGCCGGTGCGACTGATTCGATTGCCCAATGACGATGGCAGTACATGGTTGCTGCGCCAGGAAAACCCCGATCAGCCGTTTAACCGCTACGGTCACGCACCCTGGTTGAGCCTGAGTCCCGAGCGGCTTGAGCATCTGTGCCAAGGTAAGCGAACGCAGTTTGCGCAGCGATTGATTGCCCATTGCCAACGTTATTTTCCAGCGAGTTTGCAGGGGCTGGCTCCGGCAGCCCGGGAGCAATGGGCGCAAGGCTGTCAGCATAATGCCGCGCGCCAGGGCTATAGCGCAGAAGACGAAGTGATGAGTTGGGTGGGCTTGTATGCCTGTCTGGGCGAAACCTTCCCGGATGCACCGAGCCACGATGTTTTCCGCCAATTACTGGCCGAGCGCGATGCTTCACCGCAACAGCGCCTTGATAACGTGCTGGATGAATTAATCCGCCAGCTCATCATTGGGGAGGTCGCGGCATGA
- a CDS encoding toxin VasX, with product MSNPTGLAAAARLSEATRVAKASPHTDINSTVRQCQASARQIFVVPVRYALSEEPAGHPASQPGVEPQSHPMAARLLRTGFVYVWQGRGPLQRYAVALNKWLCPQALSDDDTVIEVGSLSGVALDKHQEAWMLYSEIPLNPSSCQQLKEPEARAKRMRHLDLRQVANTLQAPHCVPLTEARQVMAELIPSTYDLALAIDYQRNQTTLRKSADELGDLAFKAATPINIKAYTDAMRWLGEREKVAAHYPPVPAEVPPPGAWSAVPWAPGLTQQVIESGHTQARGLYTVLACLDDDLGVLRDINHEQELLESRHEQWQADNKLRLSIGGFIRSLISEDGAELAGNLSYRYREHEIELTPEQGRTLLKAHHRLEELFKEEVRINQQRGGLYGNKEADALLRKVHADVQAAVAPVRGFIPPELHTEVESVIRDYRAEKIANLENHHASVKVEQYIDLPAMNQWLDITAPAHFTHVQQRHEALFIDRGLYLSRHHSGTWSVDYSDPDHREWLDKLAVACLSGQCLRKQGAGQYADYVRSPDDGALRQLFFGWIPSLEGAVNSTSRAGELIAALGIENQANAKQAIVKVLGVLNEPLVTSLAQRAQDTNGHWNILIKRLGAALMLLQGEHTRVPSGPWLGILVAARLGCGVGLRTISEGGTRVWQLFGSHAENLTRWANTMGKAIAAGQVKNIVNSSAVQGAGGLVAVTALLLNSWNAGIYLAQAGALEGMDKQRSSDTISATLYAGAALVAVIDSQVRGKDANRVFAVKFPYSAWTAAPALTLFGALIGGLSFFAAFKEFGSLQIQIENAHSTLDPWLDTRHDVVGGQLATYGAMGLAGIYYTARALAGTLTAEAAMAGFSLWMGPLSFLLAVLGVLYLTAWFLQQTPMQNFLNYCCWSKARASDLGPLSFAAQQQELSKLYNILYAPRVSFVGRNEPKGTSSHMGLLFTSYIDSLTIDLPGAEPNGVYLELSMIGNPRDTLAMRERVKNGEGVYRAEEPMQDIADCWLHGSRCEWIPYAQGKGLRLTGAYAKEIKNLFASQPTKVSLRLRYQTPLTSMLGALSFIGGEHGMAFTLSESAGVVALRDDPTPALDRAKRYVLGGQQCSVYLQPGLKP from the coding sequence ATGAGCAACCCAACAGGCCTGGCCGCTGCGGCCCGTTTATCCGAAGCCACGCGGGTGGCCAAAGCGTCCCCGCATACGGATATCAACAGCACCGTCCGACAATGCCAGGCCAGCGCCCGGCAGATCTTTGTGGTCCCGGTGCGCTACGCCCTCAGCGAAGAGCCCGCCGGCCATCCGGCTTCCCAACCCGGCGTAGAGCCCCAAAGCCACCCGATGGCAGCGCGCCTGCTGCGCACCGGGTTTGTATACGTCTGGCAGGGCCGCGGCCCGCTGCAGCGCTACGCCGTGGCCCTGAACAAATGGCTGTGTCCGCAAGCGCTGAGCGACGATGACACCGTCATCGAAGTCGGGAGCCTGAGCGGTGTTGCGCTGGATAAACACCAGGAAGCCTGGATGCTTTACAGCGAAATCCCGCTCAACCCGTCCAGCTGCCAGCAACTCAAAGAGCCCGAAGCCCGCGCCAAACGTATGCGCCACCTCGACCTGCGGCAGGTCGCCAACACCCTGCAAGCACCGCATTGTGTGCCGTTGACCGAAGCCAGGCAGGTGATGGCCGAGTTGATTCCGAGTACTTATGACTTGGCGCTGGCGATTGACTACCAGCGCAATCAGACCACGCTGCGCAAAAGTGCCGATGAACTGGGGGATCTGGCATTCAAGGCCGCGACGCCAATCAATATCAAGGCCTACACGGATGCGATGCGCTGGCTCGGTGAACGAGAGAAAGTGGCTGCGCATTATCCCCCGGTTCCGGCCGAAGTCCCGCCTCCGGGGGCGTGGAGTGCTGTGCCCTGGGCTCCTGGCCTGACGCAACAGGTCATCGAGAGCGGCCATACCCAGGCACGAGGCTTGTACACCGTTCTGGCCTGCCTCGACGACGATCTCGGTGTACTGCGTGACATCAACCACGAACAAGAGTTGCTCGAATCACGGCATGAGCAATGGCAGGCCGACAACAAGCTACGGCTGAGCATTGGCGGGTTTATACGCAGCTTGATTTCTGAGGACGGCGCTGAGCTCGCGGGCAATTTGAGCTATCGCTACCGTGAACATGAGATAGAGCTGACCCCGGAGCAGGGTAGAACCTTGCTCAAGGCCCATCACCGACTGGAGGAGCTGTTCAAGGAGGAGGTACGCATTAACCAACAGCGCGGAGGTTTGTACGGCAATAAAGAGGCGGACGCATTGCTGCGCAAAGTCCACGCCGACGTACAGGCGGCAGTTGCTCCGGTACGCGGTTTTATTCCGCCCGAACTGCACACGGAAGTTGAATCGGTTATCCGCGATTATCGCGCCGAAAAAATTGCCAACCTTGAAAACCACCACGCCAGCGTCAAGGTTGAGCAATACATCGACCTGCCTGCGATGAACCAATGGCTCGACATAACGGCGCCCGCACACTTCACGCATGTACAGCAGCGTCATGAAGCCTTGTTTATCGACCGTGGGCTGTACTTGTCCAGGCATCACAGCGGCACCTGGTCTGTAGATTACAGTGACCCGGATCATCGCGAATGGCTCGACAAACTGGCTGTGGCCTGTCTCAGCGGGCAATGCCTGCGCAAACAAGGCGCCGGGCAATATGCCGATTATGTACGCAGCCCGGATGACGGAGCGTTGCGCCAATTATTTTTCGGGTGGATTCCGAGCCTGGAGGGGGCCGTGAACAGCACCAGTCGCGCCGGGGAATTGATTGCTGCGCTGGGGATTGAAAATCAGGCAAATGCCAAGCAAGCCATTGTCAAAGTGTTAGGCGTTCTCAATGAGCCGCTGGTGACCAGCCTTGCGCAGCGCGCCCAGGATACGAACGGCCACTGGAACATCCTGATCAAGCGCTTGGGTGCTGCGCTGATGCTGCTCCAGGGCGAACACACCCGTGTGCCCAGCGGTCCATGGTTGGGGATTTTGGTCGCGGCGCGTCTGGGCTGCGGGGTGGGCTTGCGTACCATCAGTGAAGGTGGCACGCGTGTCTGGCAATTGTTCGGCAGCCATGCGGAGAACCTCACCCGCTGGGCCAATACGATGGGCAAGGCTATTGCTGCCGGGCAAGTGAAGAACATCGTCAACTCTTCTGCCGTCCAGGGCGCGGGAGGATTGGTGGCAGTGACAGCCTTATTGCTCAATAGCTGGAATGCCGGGATTTATCTGGCGCAGGCGGGTGCGCTGGAGGGGATGGATAAGCAGCGCTCTAGTGACACGATATCCGCAACGCTCTATGCCGGGGCCGCTTTGGTGGCGGTGATAGATAGCCAGGTGCGGGGCAAGGATGCGAACAGGGTGTTTGCAGTGAAGTTTCCTTATAGCGCATGGACTGCTGCACCTGCTTTAACACTTTTCGGGGCGTTGATTGGCGGGTTGTCTTTTTTTGCAGCCTTTAAAGAGTTTGGCTCCCTCCAAATACAAATAGAAAATGCACACAGCACTTTAGACCCTTGGTTAGACACACGGCACGATGTTGTTGGCGGACAGCTCGCGACTTATGGGGCAATGGGGCTGGCCGGTATTTACTACACCGCCCGGGCTTTGGCTGGAACCTTGACGGCTGAGGCTGCGATGGCGGGTTTTTCCCTATGGATGGGGCCGCTCAGTTTTCTGCTTGCCGTGCTGGGCGTGTTGTATTTGACTGCCTGGTTTCTCCAGCAAACCCCCATGCAAAACTTTCTGAATTATTGCTGCTGGTCAAAAGCCCGCGCCAGTGATCTAGGCCCGCTGTCGTTTGCCGCTCAGCAACAAGAACTGAGCAAGCTATACAACATTTTGTATGCGCCGAGGGTCAGCTTTGTCGGGCGTAATGAGCCCAAGGGCACCAGCAGTCATATGGGATTGCTGTTCACCTCCTATATCGACTCCCTGACCATCGATTTGCCAGGTGCTGAACCCAATGGGGTTTACCTGGAGCTGAGCATGATAGGCAATCCGCGGGATACGTTGGCGATGCGCGAGCGCGTTAAAAACGGGGAGGGTGTCTATCGCGCAGAAGAGCCCATGCAAGATATTGCCGATTGCTGGCTTCATGGCAGTCGGTGTGAGTGGATTCCTTATGCACAAGGCAAGGGCCTGCGCCTGACGGGCGCTTATGCCAAAGAAATTAAAAACCTGTTTGCCTCGCAACCCACCAAAGTGTCCTTGCGTTTACGTTATCAGACACCCCTGACCTCAATGCTCGGAGCGCTCAGTTTTATCGGCGGGGAGCACGGCATGGCCTTTACCTTAAGCGAATCAGCGGGCGTGGTGGCATTGCGCGACGATCCAACACCTGCTTTGGACAGGGCAAAGCGTTATGTGCTCGGCGGGCAGCAATGCTCGGTTTACTTACAACCGGGGCTTAAGCCGTGA
- a CDS encoding DUF6708 domain-containing protein, with protein MSRPEAGARKKRVFSQQDYLAPLPIPTGKTPVDMLNIIWRKNDVFLDVGNFNVGGAVMVIWFMSMFFLSFGFGFRDISPEGSTGMFLGGAVIVGIPTLVFIYNLIRPTPLPIRFNRQRREVCVPREDGEYWVVPWESVTAAASQHTAVSRAGPSTMGLLFISFDNPDPEADEDNKHFYWGFNCGGNEAAMALWECMRSYMEIGPHALPPGNDFETGGDSLKQRGIIWGICCEYAYSIWLHVKAEEIGKALWLVLGIFIFGGPLVFILQSWKLSPPPDLTYPDIIEWSKPLPPEQWAKRSPELESAIAQREAELAAGGLSHEPF; from the coding sequence GTGAGCCGTCCTGAAGCGGGTGCCCGCAAAAAAAGAGTGTTCTCGCAGCAGGATTATCTGGCCCCGTTACCGATCCCTACCGGAAAAACACCGGTCGACATGCTCAATATCATTTGGCGCAAGAATGACGTGTTTTTAGACGTTGGAAACTTCAACGTGGGCGGGGCGGTGATGGTGATCTGGTTTATGTCGATGTTTTTCCTGAGCTTTGGTTTTGGGTTTAGAGATATTTCCCCGGAAGGGAGTACCGGTATGTTTTTAGGAGGTGCGGTAATTGTGGGCATCCCCACACTCGTCTTTATCTACAACCTGATTCGTCCAACCCCTTTACCCATTCGCTTTAACCGCCAACGTCGCGAAGTCTGTGTACCCCGTGAAGACGGCGAATACTGGGTGGTGCCATGGGAGTCGGTCACTGCCGCAGCCTCTCAGCACACGGCGGTGAGCCGGGCGGGGCCCAGTACGATGGGGTTGCTTTTTATCAGCTTCGACAATCCCGATCCTGAAGCCGATGAGGACAATAAACACTTCTACTGGGGGTTCAATTGCGGCGGCAATGAGGCTGCCATGGCGTTGTGGGAATGCATGCGCAGTTATATGGAAATCGGCCCGCACGCGTTGCCTCCAGGCAATGACTTTGAGACGGGAGGAGACAGCCTGAAACAGCGGGGAATTATTTGGGGCATCTGCTGCGAGTACGCGTATAGCATTTGGCTGCATGTGAAAGCCGAGGAAATAGGCAAGGCCTTATGGTTGGTACTCGGTATCTTTATCTTTGGCGGCCCCTTGGTGTTTATATTGCAAAGCTGGAAACTCTCTCCACCCCCCGACCTCACCTATCCCGACATTATCGAATGGTCCAAACCTCTCCCGCCTGAACAGTGGGCCAAGCGCTCGCCAGAACTTGAAAGTGCCATTGCGCAGCGTGAAGCTGAATTAGCGGCCGGGGGCTTAAGCCATGAGCCGTTCTGA
- a CDS encoding DUF6708 domain-containing protein, protein MSRSEAGVRKKGVFSQQDYLAPLPIPTGKTPVDMLNIIWRKNDVFLDVGNFNVGGAVMVIWFMSLIFIVLGYHSRHDDLFYIAVIGAMVIIGIPTLVFIYNLIRPTPLPIRFNRQRREVCVPREDGEYWVVPWESVTAAASQHTAVSRAGPSTMGLLFISFDNPDPEADEDNKHFYWGFNCGGNEAAMALWECMRSYMEIGPHALPPGNDFEEGWGSLKQRGVIWGTCFDYAHSFWLHLRAAEIGQAASLIFGVFIFGSPIIYMLQHWKLCPPPDLTYPDIIEWSKPLPPEQWAKRSPELESAIMRREVELAAEAVQL, encoded by the coding sequence ATGAGCCGTTCTGAAGCGGGTGTGCGCAAAAAGGGCGTGTTTTCACAGCAGGATTATCTGGCCCCGTTACCGATCCCTACCGGAAAAACACCGGTCGACATGCTCAATATCATTTGGCGCAAGAATGACGTGTTTTTAGACGTTGGAAACTTCAACGTGGGTGGCGCGGTGATGGTGATCTGGTTTATGTCTCTAATATTTATAGTGCTGGGTTACCACTCAAGGCATGACGATCTTTTTTACATTGCTGTGATCGGAGCAATGGTCATAATTGGCATCCCCACACTCGTCTTTATCTACAACCTGATTCGTCCAACCCCTTTACCCATTCGCTTTAACCGCCAACGTCGCGAAGTCTGTGTACCCCGTGAAGACGGCGAATACTGGGTCGTGCCATGGGAGTCGGTCACTGCCGCAGCCTCTCAGCACACGGCGGTAAGCCGGGCGGGGCCCAGTACGATGGGGTTGCTTTTTATCAGCTTCGACAATCCCGATCCTGAAGCCGATGAGGACAATAAACACTTCTACTGGGGGTTCAATTGCGGGGGCAATGAGGCTGCCATGGCGTTGTGGGAATGCATGCGCAGTTATATGGAAATCGGCCCGCACGCGTTGCCCCCAGGCAATGACTTTGAAGAGGGATGGGGCAGTCTGAAGCAGCGGGGAGTTATTTGGGGGACGTGCTTCGATTATGCGCACAGTTTTTGGTTGCATCTACGGGCTGCGGAGATAGGCCAGGCCGCCTCATTAATATTCGGGGTCTTTATTTTTGGCAGCCCAATAATATACATGCTGCAACACTGGAAACTCTGTCCCCCCCCCGACCTCACCTATCCCGACATTATCGAATGGTCCAAACCCCTCCCGCCTGAACAGTGGGCCAAGCGCTCGCCAGAACTTGAAAGTGCCATCATGCGGCGCGAAGTCGAGCTGGCTGCGGAAGCGGTCCAGCTTTAA
- a CDS encoding glucose/quinate/shikimate family membrane-bound PQQ-dependent dehydrogenase — MSTDGAFSRSRLLPSLLGILLLLMGLAMLAGGIKLVTLGGSMYYLLAGIGFGLSGALLIAGRRAALGLYALVLFASTVWALVEVGLDWWQLVPRLALWFAIGIVLLLPWFRRPVLRGQPAPVATGALSVAVVLAGLAALASQFTSPGEIKGQLDRDAVPDMTNTAPAMPDGDWQSYGRTAYGDRYSPLKEITPENAHKLVPAWTFRTGDIPNDGDPGETTAENTPLKVNGMLYVCTPHSQVIALDPDSGKEIWRYDPKISTQNAENFKGWAHMTCRGVTYHDENTYAKASTEQSAAEPAATSSNSCPRRLFLPTADTRLIALNADTGKVCEDFGTNGAVDLRHNIGNFAPGGYYSTSPPAVTKDLVVIGGHVTDNISTDEPSGVIRAYDVRTGKLVWNWDSGNPEDTTPITEGQTYTRNSPNMWSMFAVDEDLGMLYLPMGNQTPDQYGGDRTEDSERYAAGITALDIKTGKVRWYRPLTHHDLWDMDVGGQPTLMDLKTADGVKKALLASTKQGSIYVLDRNTGEDIVPIHEIPVPGGAVEGDHTAPTQPRSDLNMIPPVLTERDMWGVTPFDQMLCRINFKSLRYDGMYTPPSLQGSIVYPGNFGVFDWGGISVDPVRQIAFLNPSYMAFTSKLVPQADVAAMGPRKGETSGVQPNKGAPYGVILEPLLSPLGLPCQAPAWGYVAAVDLTNNNVIWKHKNGTVRDSSPVPIPLSMGVPSLGGTFTTAGGVAFLSGTLDQYLRAYDVSNGKVLWEGRLPAGGQTTPMTYTGKDGTQYVLVMAGGHGGLGTKKGDYVMAFKLAD, encoded by the coding sequence ATGAGCACTGATGGTGCTTTCAGTCGCAGTCGCTTGCTACCGAGCCTCCTCGGTATCTTGCTGCTGCTAATGGGCCTGGCCATGTTGGCCGGGGGTATCAAGCTGGTCACACTCGGCGGGTCGATGTATTACCTGCTGGCCGGTATTGGCTTCGGGCTATCGGGCGCCTTGCTGATAGCTGGACGTCGCGCCGCTCTGGGCCTGTACGCACTGGTGTTGTTCGCCAGCACTGTCTGGGCCCTGGTAGAAGTCGGCCTGGACTGGTGGCAGCTGGTGCCGCGTCTGGCCCTGTGGTTTGCCATCGGTATTGTGCTGTTGCTGCCATGGTTCCGTCGTCCGGTTCTGCGCGGTCAACCGGCACCGGTTGCTACCGGCGCGCTGAGCGTTGCCGTGGTATTGGCCGGCCTGGCTGCATTGGCCAGCCAGTTCACCAGCCCGGGTGAAATCAAAGGCCAGCTGGACCGTGATGCCGTACCTGACATGACCAACACCGCACCGGCAATGCCCGATGGTGACTGGCAGTCCTACGGTCGTACCGCTTATGGTGACCGTTACTCGCCGCTGAAGGAAATCACTCCGGAAAATGCCCACAAGCTGGTTCCAGCCTGGACATTCCGTACCGGTGACATTCCGAATGATGGCGATCCCGGCGAAACAACGGCCGAAAATACCCCGCTGAAAGTCAATGGCATGCTGTACGTGTGTACTCCGCACAGCCAGGTCATTGCTCTTGACCCGGACAGCGGCAAGGAAATCTGGCGCTACGACCCGAAGATCAGCACTCAGAACGCTGAAAACTTCAAAGGCTGGGCGCACATGACCTGCCGCGGCGTGACTTATCACGACGAAAACACCTACGCCAAAGCCAGCACCGAACAAAGCGCTGCCGAGCCTGCTGCCACTTCGAGCAACTCGTGCCCACGCCGCCTGTTCCTGCCGACTGCCGACACCCGCCTGATCGCACTGAACGCCGACACTGGCAAAGTGTGTGAAGACTTCGGCACCAATGGTGCAGTTGATCTGCGTCACAACATCGGCAACTTTGCTCCCGGTGGCTACTACTCCACCTCGCCACCTGCCGTGACCAAAGATCTGGTTGTGATTGGCGGCCACGTGACCGACAACATCTCCACCGACGAACCATCGGGCGTGATCCGTGCGTACGACGTACGTACCGGCAAGCTGGTGTGGAACTGGGACAGCGGCAATCCGGAAGACACCACGCCGATTACCGAAGGCCAGACCTACACTCGTAACTCGCCTAACATGTGGTCGATGTTTGCCGTCGACGAAGACCTCGGCATGCTGTACCTGCCGATGGGCAACCAGACGCCAGACCAATATGGCGGCGACCGTACCGAAGATTCCGAGCGTTATGCCGCAGGCATCACGGCTCTGGACATCAAGACCGGTAAAGTCCGTTGGTACCGTCCGCTCACTCACCATGACCTGTGGGACATGGACGTGGGTGGTCAACCAACTCTGATGGACCTGAAAACGGCTGATGGCGTGAAAAAGGCTCTGTTGGCTTCCACCAAACAGGGCAGCATCTACGTTCTGGACCGCAACACCGGTGAAGACATCGTACCGATCCACGAAATCCCGGTTCCGGGTGGCGCTGTAGAAGGCGACCATACGGCACCGACTCAACCTCGTTCAGACCTGAACATGATCCCGCCGGTCCTGACCGAACGTGACATGTGGGGTGTAACACCTTTCGATCAGATGCTGTGCCGGATCAACTTCAAATCCCTGCGTTACGACGGCATGTACACTCCGCCATCGCTGCAAGGTTCGATTGTGTATCCAGGTAACTTCGGCGTGTTCGACTGGGGCGGCATCTCGGTTGACCCGGTTCGTCAGATTGCATTCCTGAACCCGAGCTACATGGCCTTCACCTCCAAGCTGGTTCCACAGGCCGATGTGGCTGCAATGGGCCCGCGCAAAGGCGAAACCTCCGGTGTTCAACCGAACAAAGGCGCACCTTACGGCGTGATCCTTGAGCCTCTGCTGTCGCCACTGGGCCTGCCTTGTCAGGCGCCGGCGTGGGGTTATGTTGCAGCGGTCGACCTGACCAACAACAACGTGATCTGGAAACACAAAAACGGCACCGTGCGTGACAGCTCGCCGGTTCCAATTCCATTGTCGATGGGCGTCCCAAGCCTGGGCGGCACCTTCACCACCGCAGGTGGTGTTGCCTTCCTGAGCGGCACCCTTGACCAGTACCTGCGTGCTTACGACGTGAGCAACGGCAAAGTACTGTGGGAAGGTCGTCTGCCTGCTGGCGGCCAGACCACCCCAATGACCTACACCGGTAAGGACGGCACTCAATATGTGCTGGTCATGGCTGGCGGTCATGGCGGTCTGGGCACCAAAAAAGGTGACTATGTAATGGCGTTCAAACTGGCTGACTAA